From Temnothorax longispinosus isolate EJ_2023e chromosome 3, Tlon_JGU_v1, whole genome shotgun sequence, one genomic window encodes:
- the LOC139809439 gene encoding 2-Hydroxyacid oxidase 1-like, translating to MAYVCIEDYEKHALERLPASVRDYYKSGAGEEYSVKWNREAFKNYRIRPRFLRDVSKRDISTTVLGHKVSMPLGVAPIAMQRMAHPDGECANARAAQAAGTIFILSTIATSSTEEVAEAAPKGIKWFQLYIYNDRNVTLNLIKRAKRAGFKALVLTVDAPFFGDRRPDLRNKFSLPSHLRFANFEDDLSRRINTAKTGSGLNEYVNALFDASISWDDVKWIKRITTLPIILKGILTVEDARLAVENVADGIIVSNHSARQIDGVPATIEVLPEISKAVGNKVEIYMDSGVRQGVDVFKALALGAKMVFFGRPILWGLVHGGEKGAREILELMRREIDLAFALSGKLKHVKNVSYPIFNYRFAI from the exons ATGGCATACGTATGCATCGAAGACTACGAGAAGCATGCTCTGGAACGTTTGCCCGCTTCCGTGAGGGACTACTACAAGAGCGGTGCAGGAGAAGAGTATAGCGTAAAATGGAATAGGGAGGCTTTCAAAAA TTACAGAATACGTCCTAGATTCTTGCGAGACGTGTCCAAAAGGGACATAAGCACGACGGTGTTGGGTCACAAAGTTTCAATGCCCTTGGGAGTCGCACCTATCGCGATGCAGCGTATGGCACATCCCGATGGAGAATGCGCCAATGCAAGGG cTGCTCAAGCGGCGGGAACGATCTTCATTCTCTCGACGATAGCCACGAGCAGCACAGAGGAAGTGGCAGAAGCTGCGCCGAAGGGTATAAAGTGGTTCCAgctctatatttataatgacaGAAATGTTAccttaaatttgataaaacgCGCCAAACGTGCTGGCTTCAAAGCGCTGGTTCTCACCGTCGACGCGCCATTTTTCGGTGATAGACGCCCCgatttgagaaataaattctcGTTGCCCAGTCACTTGAG attcGCAAATTTCGAAGATGATTTATCGAGGCGAATAAATACCGCGAAGACCGGTTCTGGTCTTAATGAATATGTCAACGCACTGTTCGATGCATCTATATCCTGGGACGACGTTAAGTGGATCAAAAG AATTACAACGCTACCGATAATTCTTAAAGGAATACTGACGGTAGAGGATGCACGTTTAGCTGTGGAAAATGTGGCTGACGGCATCATAGTATCGAATCACAGTGCGCGTCAAATAGACGGTGTTCCAGCAACG atCGAAGTTTTACCTGAAATAAGCAAAGCCGTGGGGAATAAAGTCGAAATATACATGGACAGTGGGGTGAGGCAAGGTGTCGACGTGTTCAAAGCTTTGGCATTGGGGGCAAAAATG GTATTTTTTGGCAGACCGATACTATGGGGCTTGGTACATGGTGGTGAGAAAGGTGCTAGGGAGATTCTTGAACTCATGAGAAGAGAAATTGATCTAGCATTTGCATTAAGTGGTAAGTTAAagcatgtaaaaaatgttagttatcccATATTTAACTATAGATTTGCTATATAG
- the LOC139809441 gene encoding sentrin-specific protease 8 yields the protein MPVLPANSKKLSDARPKNPDKDDIVLSYHDYLLRASDVALLERNDWLNDIIIGFYFEYLNQQHRKDSRLLFIGPEVAQLLKMLDSSQYNLFLDPIKAKNYDFVFFPLNDCDSNEAGGSHWSLLIYSHVEKTCYHFDSSCGINGSSAKKLARKVTKYFLEKQERKYIEMDCPQQDNSYDCGLYVLCLADVISMHAIKNSKIGDCNCSIITVMVPKKRADLLKLIDDLKNT from the coding sequence ATGCCGGTTTTGCCTGCAAATTCGAAGAAGTTATCCGATGCTCGTCCAAAAAATCCAGACAAGGATGATATTGTCCTGAGTTATCATGACTACCTGCTTAGGGCATCGGATGTCGCATTACTGGAGAGAAACGATTGGCTTAACGACATTATAATAGGATTCTATTTTGAATACCTGAATCAACAGCATAGGAAGGACAgccgattattatttatcggaCCCGAAGTGGCTCAGCTATTGAAGATGCTGGATTCTTCACAGTATAATCTATTTCTCGACCCTATTAAGGctaaaaattacgattttgtatttttcccTCTGAATGACTGTGATAGTAACGAGGCAGGCGGCTCGCATTGGAGCTTATTGATATACTCTCATGTAGAAAAAACATGTTACCACTTTGATTCGTCATGCGGTATCAACGGCTCCTCCGCGAAAAAGCTTGCACGGAAAGTgacgaaatattttcttgagaAACAAGAGAGAAAGTATATTGAGATGGATTGTCCGCAACAAGATAATAGCTACGATTGTGGTTTATACGTCTTATGTTTAGCAGATGTGATATCTATGCATGCTATAAAGAATTCTAAAATAGGCGATTGTAATTGTAGTATCATTACAGTAATGGTTCCAAAAAAACGTGCcgacttattaaaattaattgacgatttgaaaaatacataa
- the LOC139809434 gene encoding F-box only protein 21 has protein sequence MTTITTLSNELIEIILQLENISIKDVVSFGLTCRRFLAEVDDNNPLWQRKFYQRWPHLKKLYDQRIQSHEDINFKDDVKASIKCRNELRRYLSLMSDMFFCYDELADVDLMDSDLLFWPNKGAYTMNYCFLVDELIYLIEMTPGLPNCNLTHQYYSKKLLPYIHQRHLKDVWQTFMNFPKEQQLLELVAVIVARWYQPLKRFFTSEVETSLDNIAQQVLEDLKNAHCDHPIFSTSAKQFSFWKYNINDNQWSRKDEEQIINVLRTVLFDKLHFRGPPVLESNELLDPKAEYFLIDCVLETKVGNAMSLAIIFQSVARRLGVRCDLVCFPTHFFLSWKPKYDTENPKEEYFYIDIVHGGLIRSRDDCPRIRGRRCPIESFNKHNEISPTELVLRMINSLQTVKPNYHHHHDRALQMRSLVEFRYMVEPHNIDAIENLCRHYTQYDISVSGLITTLERLLSTYNDRTSVEASRIKTLLKTLRISRDYLGVTIPKTERPKEIKYAVGMTVKCKENICSCAGVIIWWDEEHDSKYEVLKILHERRMALHNHIQPPHSSDSISLKQPFYVILNESGNTYYAAQETLVKAYPPRWIGHNEIGRYFCRYVKSSHYVPNDTLTRYFPHDIEILNAPHLPSFYCQVASILFN, from the exons ATGACCACGATAACAACCCTGTCCAACGAGTTAATCGAAATCATCCTGCAACTGGAGAACATTAGCATCAAGGATGTTGTGAGCTTCGGCTTGACGTGCAGGCGATTTCTCGCCGAGGTGGACGACAACAATCCGCTGTGGCAGAGAAAGTTTTATCAAAG ATGGCCTCATTTGAAGAAACTTTATGACCAACGGATACAAAGTCACGAAGACATAAATTTTAAGGACGATGTAAAAGCGAGCATAAAATGTAGGAATGAATTGCGGCGTTACCTATCGCTGATGTCTGATATGTTTTTTTGCTATGACGAGCTAGCCGACGTTGACCTGATGGATTCGGATCTCCTATTCTGGCCAAATAAGGGCGCGTATACCATGAATTATTGTTTCCTCGTGGATGAGTTAATATATCTAATTGAAATGACACCAGg ATTACCAAACTGTAACTTGACACATCAATATTACAGCAAGAAACTTCTTCCATATATACATCAGCGTCATCTAAAGGACGTATGGCAGACATTTATGAATTTTCCCAAAGAACAGCAGCTTTTAGAACTGGTAGCTGTTATCGTAGCACGATGGTATCAACCCTTGAAACGTTTCTTTACTTCGGAAGTGGAAACATCGTTGGACAATATCGCACAGCAGGTATTGGAGGACCTTAAAAACGCGCACTGCGACCATCCAATATTCTCAACATCCGCTAAGCAGTTTTCTTTTTGGAAATACAACATCAACGACAATCAATGGAGCAGGAAAGACGAAGAGCAGATTATCAATGTACTTCGAAcagttttatttgataaattacatttccGTGGGCCTCCGGTTCTGGAGTCTAACGAATTATTAGACCCTAAAGCAGAATACTTCCTTATAGACTGC gTTTTAGAAACTAAAGTTGGTAACGCTATGTCTCTGGCAATAATATTCCAGAGCGTAGCAAGAAGACTTGGTGTACGCTGTGACCTAGTATGTTTTCCTActcacttttttttaagttggAAGCCGAAATA TGATACAGAAAATCctaaagaagaatatttttatattgatattgtgCATGGTGGACTTATTCGAAGTAGAGACGATTGTCCCAGAATTCGTGGTAGAAGATGTCCCATAGAAAGTTTCAATAAGCACAACGAAATTAGTCCTACAGAG ctgGTGTTGCGAATGATTAACTCTTTACAAACGGTCAAGCCTAACTACCATCATCATCATGACAGGGCCCTACAAATGCGCTCATTGGTGGAATTCCGGTATATGGTAGAACCACACAATATAGATGCGATTGAAAATCTATGTCGCCATTACACCCAGTATGATATAAGTGTCTCAGGTCTCATAACCACATTAGAGAGGCTACTG AGTACCTACAACGATAGAACGTCTGTGGAAGCAAGTCGAATTAAAACGCTGCTAAAG ACATTGAGAATATCTAGAGATTATCTAGGAGTCACAATCCCAAAAACAGAAAGgccaaaagaaataaaatatgcagttGGAATGACTGTAAAATGTAAAGAGAACATATGCAGTTGTGCAGGTGTGATAATTTGGTGGGATGAAGAACATGATTCAAAATATGaagtattgaaaatattacatgaACGCAGAATGGCATTGCACAATCATATTCAGCCGCCACACTCGTCTGACTCAATTTCTCTGAAGCAACCATTTTACGTTATCCTCAATGAAAGCGGTAATACGTATTACGCTGCTCAAG AGACTTTAGTAAAGGCATATCCGCCAAGATGGATTGGACACAACGAGATTGGCCGATATTTTTGTAGATACGTAAAGTCGTCTCACTATGTACCTAACGATACACTAACAAGATATTTTCCACATGACATAGAAATTCTCAATGCGCCTCATTTGCCATCTTTTTATTGTCAGGTTGCTTCTATCCTTTTCAACTAA
- the LOC139809433 gene encoding U4/U6.U5 tri-snRNP-associated protein 1: MGSNKRHKTEKTRDAKKKRHRSRSRSYTPDREKSEKHRHHKKHRRKERKDYDSDVEIVNAPPPPKISKSSHPSTPPPPEISKQRSPSPTKGGASQASLSIEETNKLRAKLGLKPLEVDNISKDDPSKIKDDLGEFYHKPAPNNSDKMKVQKLREKIGTQKEKRQIEANLSKLKSLGECDSDDDTHAWINKSRQLEEEKKKAEMRAKMLDQLDEEFGIGNLVKEEMHTVRNTAYTAKDLKGLKVEHNIETFEEGKSIILTLKDQEVLNESGDLLVNVNMIDNERYKRSVLNKLKKPTYDPYDDENFDEYGFPKNKILEKYDEEIDGEKKDNFVLGTNHAVEFKRQIETVKQRLANKKLETLQMAEPKLASEYYNEEELAKFKKPKKKIRKIRTKKKLKADDLVPVDNDYLRDLGSRRRKKPEDLKDNDTLDDDDLGPAEDLTGIKIEEDEKELELQLALKKTQRLKEGHISGIQKTVETIKQEMLNSEENQSGYIVLNSTAEFCRTVGHIPTYGLAGNREENGQELMDFEMDGIKDEPPVNEEEDDGRGAWNAVHLDENTSEPVVMEAAILDAEPSLGHGVGGALKLAMSKGYLQKEDSNRPSASRFAHLQAQNYSIEDKTYGDDDKFGRRDRFNGPTSDFKEKDGFKPNVKLEYIDDDGHVLCAKEAFRYLSHKFHGKGPGKNKVEKRMKKAEQEVLMKRMSSTDTPLGTLNLLQAKQKETQSPYIVLSGSKQMQTTSIAKTKH; the protein is encoded by the exons ATGGGCTCCAATAAACGTCACAAAACTGAAAAGACTCGCGATGCCAAGAAGAAGCGTCATCGTAGCCGTTCCAGAAGCTACACGCCCGACCGCGAGAAGTCCGAGAAGCACAGGCACCACAAGAAACACCGGAGGAAAGAGCGCAAGGACTACGATAGCGATG ttgAGATTGTTAACGCTCCGCCACCACCAAAAATATCAAAGTCATCGCATCCATCAACACCTCCGCCACCTGAGATTTCTAAACAGCGCAGTCCATCTCCCACTAAGGGTGGAGCGTCGCAAGCCTCGTTATCCATTGAAGAAACCAACAAGCTCCGTGCAAAGTTAGGGTTAAAACCGTTGGAAGTGGATAACATATCCAAGGATGACCCGAGCAAAATCAAAGATGATCTGGGCGAGTTTTATCATAAACCTGCGCCAAACAACAGCGATAAAATGAAGGTGCAGAAGTTGAGAGAAAAGATAGGTACTCAGAAGGAAAAGAGACAAATTGAAGCAAATTTGTCGAAACTGAAAAGTTTGGGTGAATGCGATTCCGACGACGACACTCACGCATGGATCAACAAATCTAGACAGctagaggaagagaaaaagaaagcagAAATGAGA gcAAAAATGCTGGATCAATTGGATGAAGAATTTGGAATTGGTAATTTGGTCAAAGAGGAAATGCATACTGTCCGCAATACAGCATATACGGCAAAAGATTTAAAAGGTCTTAAAGTCGAGCACAATATT GAAACATTTGAGGAAGGCAAAAGTATAATCCTAACGTTGAAAGATCAAGAAGTATTAAATGAGAGTGGTGATTTACTTGTAAACGTGAATATGATTGACAATGAACGCTACAAGCGTAGTGTTTTAAATAAGCTTAAGAAACCTACGTACGATCCATACGACGATGAAAATTTCGACGAATATGGATTCCCTAAGAATAAGATTTTAGAAAAGTACGACGAGGAAATCGAtggtgaaaaaaaagataactttGTGTTGGGTACTAATCATGCGGTAGAATTTAAACGTCAGATAGAGACGGTGAAGCAACGCTTAGCGAATAAAAAACTAGAAACGCTACAAATGGCAGAACCGAAATTAGCGAGCGAATATTATAATGAAGAGGAACTTGCAAAATTcaagaaaccaaagaaaaag ATTCGGAAAATTAGAACGAAAAAGAAACTGAAGGCTGATGATTTAGTTCCTGTGGACAATGATTATCTTAGGGATCTTGGAAgcagaagaaggaagaaaccTGAAGATTTGAAGGATAACGATACCTTAGATGACGACGATTTAG GTCCCGCAGAAGATCTTACTGggataaaaattgaagaagacGAAAAAGAATTAGAGTTGCAattagctttaaaaaaaactcaGCGTTTGAAGGAGGGCCATATAAGTGGAATCCAAAAAACTGTTGAAACAATAAAGCAAGAAATGCTTAACTCCGAGGAAAATCAATCTGGATATATCGTTCTTAATTCTACCGCAGAATTTTGTAGAACCGTGGGTCATATACCCACTTATGGACTCGCTGGAAATAGAGAGGAAAATGGGCAAGAACTCATG GATTTTGAAATGGACGGAATTAAAGATGAGCCACCTGTAAACGAAGAGGAGGACGATGGTCGTGGTGCTTGGAACGCAGTACATCTAG ATGAGAACACCTCGGAACCGGTTGTAATGGAGGCGGCAATTCTAGACGCCGAGCCGTCACTCGGTCACGGGGTAGGTGGTGCTTTAAAGTTAGCTATGAGTAAAGGTTACTTGCAGAAAGAGGACAGCAATCGCCCTTCGGCGTCGCGATTCGCACATTTGCAAGCTCAGAACTACTCGATAGAGGACAAAACATACGG ggATGACGACAAGTTCGGCAGAAGAGATCGCTTTAACGGACCTACGTCcgattttaaagaaaaggaTGGTTTCAAACCAAATGTTAAGCTTGAATATATTGATGACGATGGACACGTCTTGTGCGCTAAGGAAGCTTTCCGATATCTGTCGCATAAATTCCATGGGAAAGGTCCAGGAAAAAATAAG GTGGAGAAAAGAATGAAGAAAGCTGAACAAGAAGTTTTAATGAAACGAATGTCTTCAACAGACACACCATTAggtacattaaatttattgcaagcGAAACAAAAGGAAACACAATCACCATATATAGTGCTTAGTGGCAGTAAACAGATGCAAAC gaCCAGTATAGCTAAAACAAaacattaa